The proteins below come from a single Carnobacterium divergens DSM 20623 genomic window:
- the tig gene encoding trigger factor encodes MTAKWEKKGANNGVLTFEITEEKIKEGIEKAFNKVKKNLDVPGFRKGKVSRQVFNKMYGEEALYEDALNVVLPEAYAAALEESGIDPVDQPKIDVLSMEKGQAWVITADVTVKPEVKLGEYKNLTVEKQDREVTDADVEENIKQKQAAQAELVLKEEAAVNGDTVVIDFEGFKDGVAFDGGKGENTSLELGSNSFIPGFEEQLIGAKAGDEVEVKVTFPEEYHSEDLKGAEAVFNVKVHEVKAKELPELDDEFAKDIDEEVETLAELKEKIKKELTDAKLNAAEEAVQEAAIRQAVDNAEIVELPHVMVHDEVHRQMDQFLNDMQRQGVSPEMYYQLTGTTEEDLHKQMEADADIRTRTNLVLEAIVAAEGFEPTEEEVEKEIKELAEQYNMEEKAVRAALSVDMLKHDISMKKAIDTITETAVEK; translated from the coding sequence ATGACTGCAAAATGGGAAAAAAAAGGCGCTAACAATGGTGTCTTAACATTTGAAATTACAGAAGAAAAAATTAAAGAAGGAATCGAGAAAGCCTTCAACAAAGTGAAAAAAAATCTTGATGTTCCAGGTTTCCGTAAAGGGAAAGTATCACGTCAAGTATTTAACAAAATGTACGGCGAAGAAGCTCTTTATGAAGATGCATTGAACGTTGTATTACCAGAAGCTTATGCTGCCGCTTTAGAAGAATCAGGTATTGATCCTGTTGACCAACCAAAAATCGATGTATTAAGCATGGAAAAAGGTCAAGCATGGGTAATCACTGCTGATGTTACTGTAAAACCTGAAGTTAAATTAGGCGAATACAAAAACTTAACAGTTGAAAAACAAGACCGTGAAGTGACAGATGCTGACGTTGAAGAAAACATCAAACAAAAACAAGCAGCACAAGCTGAACTTGTTTTAAAAGAAGAAGCTGCAGTAAACGGCGACACAGTTGTCATTGACTTTGAAGGCTTTAAAGACGGTGTTGCGTTTGACGGTGGAAAAGGAGAAAATACTTCTCTAGAATTAGGTTCAAACTCATTCATCCCAGGCTTTGAAGAACAATTAATTGGCGCAAAAGCTGGCGACGAAGTTGAAGTTAAAGTAACTTTCCCTGAAGAATATCATTCAGAAGACCTTAAAGGCGCTGAAGCAGTCTTCAATGTTAAAGTTCATGAAGTTAAAGCAAAAGAATTACCAGAATTAGATGATGAATTTGCTAAAGACATCGACGAAGAAGTTGAAACATTAGCTGAATTAAAAGAAAAAATCAAAAAAGAATTAACAGATGCTAAATTAAACGCAGCTGAAGAAGCCGTTCAAGAAGCAGCTATCCGTCAAGCAGTTGACAATGCTGAAATCGTTGAATTACCACATGTAATGGTGCATGATGAAGTTCACCGTCAAATGGACCAATTCTTAAATGATATGCAACGTCAAGGTGTATCTCCAGAAATGTACTACCAATTAACAGGTACAACAGAAGAAGATTTACACAAACAAATGGAAGCAGATGCTGATATTAGAACTCGTACAAACCTTGTTCTTGAAGCGATTGTTGCAGCTGAAGGTTTCGAACCAACTGAAGAAGAAGTTGAAAAAGAAATCAAAGAATTAGCTGAACAATACAACATGGAAGAAAAAGCTGTCCGTGCTGCTCTAAGTGTTGACATGTTAAAACATGATATCTCAATGAAAAAAGCAATTGACACTATTACTGAAACAGCAGTAGAAAAATAA
- a CDS encoding tetratricopeptide repeat protein gives MGEKIDFPKNYDLYLKKAMSYFKIGNMEEAIPYFAKAYQLKKEDKINTFYTTALYQIGSYQEAKEIAEEKLTFYQTEEKLYAFYTSILIKAHYFEEATNIITKEQHKIGKPKNLEVWETLAKNCLEEGENKRLQEEKKHKLILKQSFSIGDKAYSEQAALMQELKLVPKDIYIQAAKIMLSNPFVNGLIKATLIEGLIAKECSEIIKITWFDEERQIIPTHLKPLEENQTVETVKKIIEEQVAIHNPSLFQLINEEVNLHVILLYPFIEEVITIPSIWVKLYQQKYDMEKTIIIEESVEQKKMVEWMNRLNQQLSELF, from the coding sequence ATGGGAGAAAAAATTGATTTCCCAAAGAATTATGATTTGTATTTAAAAAAAGCGATGAGCTATTTTAAAATTGGCAATATGGAAGAAGCGATCCCATACTTTGCTAAAGCCTATCAGCTAAAAAAAGAAGATAAAATTAATACTTTTTATACAACAGCCCTTTATCAAATTGGTTCTTATCAAGAAGCAAAAGAAATAGCAGAAGAAAAATTAACCTTTTATCAAACTGAAGAGAAACTGTATGCCTTTTATACCTCCATTTTAATCAAAGCCCACTATTTTGAAGAAGCTACTAATATCATTACAAAAGAGCAACATAAAATCGGAAAACCTAAAAATCTTGAGGTTTGGGAAACACTGGCAAAGAACTGTCTAGAAGAAGGAGAAAATAAACGTTTACAAGAAGAAAAAAAACATAAACTTATTTTAAAACAATCTTTTTCGATTGGAGACAAAGCATATTCAGAACAAGCAGCCCTGATGCAGGAGTTAAAGTTGGTTCCAAAAGATATCTATATACAAGCTGCTAAAATAATGTTGTCAAATCCCTTTGTGAATGGACTTATTAAAGCCACTTTAATTGAAGGGTTAATCGCTAAAGAGTGTTCGGAAATAATTAAAATCACTTGGTTCGATGAAGAGCGTCAGATTATCCCAACTCATTTAAAACCTTTAGAAGAAAATCAAACAGTCGAAACAGTCAAGAAAATAATAGAAGAACAAGTAGCGATTCACAATCCATCGCTTTTTCAACTAATAAATGAAGAAGTTAATTTGCACGTTATTTTATTGTATCCATTTATAGAAGAAGTCATTACAATCCCTTCAATTTGGGTGAAACTCTATCAACAAAAATATGATATGGAAAAGACTATTATAATAGAAGAATCAGTCGAACAAAAAAAAATGGTTGAATGGATGAATCGATTAAATCAGCAATTATCAGAACTATTTTAA
- a CDS encoding FeoA family protein, translating into MNVHSIQLNQPIPIYDLSKLDALTKRRLKEVGIYEGSVIFVKRRYPFHGPCTIESEGQHVGIRRRTLELLLGDGKQ; encoded by the coding sequence ATGAATGTTCATTCAATTCAATTAAACCAACCGATTCCAATTTATGATTTATCAAAATTAGATGCCTTAACGAAACGACGCCTAAAAGAAGTTGGAATTTATGAAGGTTCAGTGATTTTCGTTAAACGACGCTATCCATTTCATGGCCCTTGTACGATTGAAAGTGAGGGTCAACATGTTGGCATTCGCAGACGCACCTTAGAACTGCTCTTAGGAGATGGCAAACAATGA
- the feoB gene encoding ferrous iron transport protein B, producing MKIALFGNPNTGKTTVFNHLTDSYAYVGNWSGVTVEKKIGKINHSFVSIIDLPGVYSLNPLTKDEAVATHFLLHESFDQTLNILNAAQLKRNLLLTIELLEYGKPTVLVLNMMDIVKKQDMELNPTVLANELHATIFQTDARTNKGMAELKSFLIGEPSSTTSPSFYLDYGEPVEAIIRKGQDLLTTIYQHEVIFARWLMIQFLAGNNMIEKFIATNHYEGLLSLKKDPQALEDAVYAVRLKFIEELLKKATLKEANQKTTALTKKIDHLTTHPIWGMPLFLMIFYFMFKLTFDWIGGPLSDLFDAFLSGPFSSNVSLFLTWIGANELIHSLIIDGLIAGVGGVLVFMPQIFVLFACISFLEDSGYMARAALVMDRLMESVGLNGKAFIPLLIGFGCNVPGIMAARTIEQPKERLITTLISPFMSCSARLPIYSLFIAAFFEKNQALIVLSLYVLGILVAIILAKFYSLIFKTTDSSIFIVDLPEYNLPKLSILWRGTWDKGKGFVKKAGTVIFGGTVLIWSLSYFNFSGVASSIETSFMAAIGSFLAPFFAPLGFYSWQAVSAIITGILAKEVVGSTMLILFHVGGETALIGQLSSVFTPLQAYSFLVFVLLYIPCFAVLGAIRAETGSWFWSFYSALSSFIIAYGVSFMIYQTGMLFRF from the coding sequence ATGAAAATTGCCCTTTTCGGAAATCCAAATACTGGTAAAACCACAGTTTTTAATCATTTAACTGACTCCTACGCTTATGTGGGCAACTGGAGCGGGGTTACGGTTGAAAAAAAAATTGGGAAAATCAATCATTCTTTCGTATCGATTATTGACTTGCCTGGTGTTTATTCTTTAAATCCTTTAACGAAAGACGAAGCAGTTGCTACTCATTTTTTATTACATGAATCTTTTGATCAAACGCTGAATATTTTAAATGCAGCACAGTTAAAACGCAACCTCTTGCTCACTATCGAACTTTTAGAATATGGAAAACCAACGGTACTTGTTTTAAACATGATGGATATTGTTAAAAAACAAGATATGGAATTAAATCCAACCGTTTTAGCTAATGAACTACATGCTACTATTTTTCAAACCGATGCTCGAACAAATAAAGGGATGGCTGAATTAAAATCATTTCTTATTGGTGAACCTTCATCTACTACTTCTCCATCATTTTATTTAGATTATGGAGAACCCGTTGAAGCAATCATTCGTAAAGGTCAAGATTTATTAACTACTATTTATCAACATGAAGTGATTTTTGCACGATGGCTGATGATTCAATTCCTAGCTGGCAATAATATGATTGAAAAATTTATTGCTACGAATCACTACGAAGGTTTATTGTCTTTGAAAAAAGATCCTCAGGCGTTGGAAGATGCTGTCTACGCTGTTCGTTTAAAATTCATAGAAGAATTACTAAAAAAAGCAACTTTAAAAGAGGCAAATCAAAAAACAACTGCGTTGACTAAAAAAATCGATCACCTAACTACCCATCCAATTTGGGGAATGCCGTTATTTTTAATGATTTTTTATTTCATGTTTAAGTTAACCTTTGATTGGATTGGTGGTCCGCTTTCTGACTTATTCGATGCTTTTTTAAGTGGCCCATTTTCTTCAAATGTTAGTCTTTTTCTAACATGGATTGGAGCAAATGAGTTAATCCATTCTTTAATAATTGATGGATTAATTGCAGGGGTTGGTGGTGTTTTAGTCTTTATGCCTCAAATATTTGTTTTATTTGCTTGCATTTCCTTTTTAGAAGATTCTGGTTATATGGCTAGAGCTGCTTTAGTAATGGATCGTTTGATGGAATCTGTGGGACTAAATGGAAAAGCTTTTATCCCTTTATTGATTGGTTTTGGCTGTAATGTTCCTGGAATTATGGCCGCTCGAACAATTGAACAACCTAAAGAACGTTTAATCACAACTTTGATTTCTCCTTTTATGAGCTGTTCGGCTCGATTGCCGATTTATAGTTTATTTATTGCAGCATTTTTTGAAAAAAATCAGGCTTTAATTGTTTTATCGCTCTATGTATTAGGTATACTAGTTGCAATTATTTTAGCAAAATTCTATTCCCTAATTTTTAAGACCACTGATTCGTCAATTTTCATTGTCGATTTACCAGAATACAATTTGCCAAAGTTATCAATTCTATGGCGTGGGACTTGGGATAAAGGAAAAGGCTTTGTAAAAAAAGCCGGAACCGTTATTTTTGGTGGAACTGTTTTAATTTGGTCCCTTAGTTACTTTAACTTCAGTGGAGTAGCTTCTTCTATCGAAACTAGCTTTATGGCAGCTATAGGCTCCTTTTTAGCTCCCTTCTTTGCTCCACTCGGTTTTTACAGTTGGCAAGCTGTCAGCGCAATTATTACCGGTATTTTAGCAAAAGAAGTAGTTGGCTCGACAATGTTGATTCTCTTTCATGTTGGTGGCGAAACTGCTTTAATCGGTCAACTTTCAAGTGTTTTTACACCTCTTCAAGCCTATAGCTTTTTGGTTTTTGTCTTACTTTACATCCCTTGTTTTGCTGTATTAGGGGCTATTAGGGCTGAAACAGGTTCTTGGTTTTGGTCATTTTACTCTGCACTATCAAGCTTTATAATTGCCTATGGTGTTTCTTTTATGATTTACCAAACAGGAATGCTCTTCCGTTTTTAA
- a CDS encoding FeoB-associated Cys-rich membrane protein, protein MTIYSFLLNWTIGILIFGWAIYQLTKLFKNSKKGKCGGCDSICEAKALMEAAKKRNG, encoded by the coding sequence ATGACTATTTATTCATTTTTATTAAATTGGACGATTGGTATTCTTATTTTTGGTTGGGCTATCTATCAACTTACTAAACTCTTTAAGAATTCTAAAAAGGGAAAATGTGGTGGCTGTGATTCTATCTGTGAAGCAAAAGCATTAATGGAAGCCGCTAAAAAAAGAAATGGTTAA
- a CDS encoding acetyl-CoA carboxylase carboxyl transferase subunit alpha: MMTASEIVALARKTTRLTALEYMNFLFNDFIEFHGDRSYRDDKAVVGGIATLQNQPITVIGIQKGHNLEENMMRNFGSPHPEGYRKALRLMKQAEKFGRPVVTFINTAGAYCGVEAEERGQGEAIARNLMEMSQLKVPIIAIIIGEGGSGGALALAMGNQVWMMEHTMYSILSPEGFSSILWKDASRSKEAAELMKLTARDLLGLDVIDKMIEETDQKVLLAQETIMQNLKNELILALQQLGKLTPEELVEDRYKRFRKY, from the coding sequence TTGATGACTGCAAGCGAAATCGTAGCCTTAGCTAGAAAAACAACGCGTTTAACAGCGTTAGAATACATGAATTTCTTGTTTAATGACTTTATTGAATTCCATGGTGATCGTTCTTATCGAGACGATAAAGCAGTTGTTGGTGGAATTGCTACCTTGCAAAATCAACCAATTACAGTTATTGGAATTCAAAAAGGGCATAATTTAGAAGAAAATATGATGCGTAATTTTGGTTCCCCTCATCCAGAAGGTTACCGAAAAGCATTACGCTTAATGAAACAAGCTGAAAAATTTGGTCGCCCGGTGGTAACCTTTATTAATACAGCTGGTGCTTATTGCGGCGTTGAAGCAGAAGAGCGCGGTCAAGGTGAAGCCATCGCACGAAACTTGATGGAAATGAGCCAATTAAAGGTCCCTATTATTGCCATTATTATTGGTGAAGGTGGTAGTGGTGGCGCATTAGCACTTGCAATGGGAAATCAGGTTTGGATGATGGAACATACCATGTATTCCATTTTATCTCCAGAAGGTTTTTCATCCATTTTGTGGAAAGATGCCTCACGTTCTAAGGAAGCAGCAGAACTGATGAAACTAACAGCTCGTGATTTATTAGGACTTGATGTGATTGATAAAATGATTGAAGAAACAGATCAAAAAGTTCTATTAGCTCAAGAAACCATTATGCAAAATCTGAAAAATGAATTAATACTTGCTCTCCAACAATTAGGGAAACTTACGCCAGAAGAATTAGTTGAAGATCGCTACAAACGCTTTAGAAAATACTAA
- the accD gene encoding acetyl-CoA carboxylase, carboxyltransferase subunit beta, which yields MKLFKKRPFIPIDIKPQKQTQLDEPMVPDGMWAQCPSCKKAIYNKDLGKEQICPNCGYNFRIDAFERIGLIVDENSFEEWDKGLANTNPMEFPAYSEKIERLQEETGLDEAVVTGRATINKQACVLAVMDARFIMGSMGTVVGEKITRAFEKATELQLPVVIFTASGGARMQEGILSLMQMAKISAAVAKHSEAGLLYVAVLTDPTTGGVSASFAMQGDIILAEPQALIGFAGRRVIEQTINEELPEDFQRAESLLEHGFIDKIVPRPELKTTLGLILTLHAPKPAKAGGNN from the coding sequence ATGAAACTGTTTAAAAAAAGACCTTTTATTCCAATCGATATCAAACCTCAAAAACAAACTCAGTTGGATGAACCGATGGTGCCAGATGGAATGTGGGCACAATGTCCAAGCTGTAAAAAAGCCATTTATAACAAAGATTTAGGGAAAGAACAAATTTGCCCAAATTGCGGTTATAATTTTAGAATTGATGCTTTTGAGCGCATTGGATTGATTGTGGACGAAAATAGTTTTGAAGAGTGGGACAAAGGATTAGCGAATACCAATCCAATGGAATTTCCAGCCTATTCAGAAAAAATTGAACGTTTACAGGAAGAAACAGGTTTAGATGAAGCTGTTGTCACTGGAAGAGCTACTATCAACAAGCAAGCATGTGTATTGGCTGTAATGGACGCTCGGTTTATTATGGGCAGTATGGGAACAGTTGTTGGCGAAAAAATCACTCGTGCTTTTGAAAAAGCAACAGAACTTCAATTGCCAGTAGTTATTTTCACTGCTTCAGGCGGTGCTAGAATGCAAGAAGGGATTCTCTCCTTAATGCAAATGGCGAAAATTAGTGCAGCAGTTGCAAAACATAGTGAAGCAGGCTTGTTGTACGTCGCAGTACTAACAGATCCTACAACAGGAGGAGTTTCAGCAAGTTTTGCCATGCAAGGAGATATTATCTTAGCTGAGCCACAAGCATTGATTGGATTTGCTGGAAGAAGAGTCATTGAACAAACCATTAACGAAGAGTTGCCAGAAGATTTCCAACGAGCAGAGTCATTATTAGAACATGGCTTTATTGATAAAATTGTGCCACGTCCTGAATTAAAGACGACGCTAGGATTGATTTTAACTCTTCATGCCCCAAAACCCGCGAAGGCAGGTGGAAACAATTGA
- a CDS encoding acetyl-CoA carboxylase biotin carboxylase subunit: protein MFNKILVANRGEIAVRIIRACRELGIATVAVYSEADKDALHMQLADEAICIGPAKATDSYLNMQSILSAAVVTKAQAIHPGFGFLSENSIFATMCQECNITFIGPKAETIDQMGNKANARTLMQAANVPVIPGSDGFITDAKDAEELAEKLGYPVMLKAAAGGGGKGIRKVANADELSPAFNSASSEAKAAFGDDRMYLEKIIEHARHIEVQILGDHFGHVIHLGERDCSLQRNNQKVIEESPSVAISEEQRQLLGETAVRAAKYVNYQNAGTIEFLLDQDGKFYFMEMNTRIQVEHPVTEMATGIDIVKEQLKIASGLPLEIQQEEVTITGHTIECRINAENPAFHFAPSPGKIDYLFLPSGGLGLRVDSAVFAGYEIPPYYDAMIAKIITKGENRAEAIAKMKRALGELVIDGIITNQYFQEDLLADQRFVEGAYDTSFLQDIFLDEWEQQQTN from the coding sequence ATGTTTAATAAAATTTTAGTAGCAAATCGTGGCGAGATTGCGGTACGTATCATTCGCGCCTGCCGAGAATTAGGTATTGCAACCGTTGCGGTTTACTCAGAAGCAGATAAAGATGCCCTTCATATGCAACTAGCGGATGAAGCCATTTGTATCGGTCCCGCTAAAGCAACAGACTCTTATTTAAATATGCAAAGTATATTAAGTGCTGCTGTTGTTACAAAAGCCCAGGCAATTCATCCTGGGTTTGGCTTTTTGTCAGAAAATAGTATTTTCGCTACTATGTGTCAAGAATGCAACATTACCTTTATCGGTCCAAAAGCCGAGACCATTGATCAAATGGGAAATAAAGCCAATGCAAGAACCTTAATGCAAGCAGCGAATGTTCCAGTAATTCCAGGTAGTGATGGTTTTATCACAGATGCCAAAGATGCTGAAGAATTGGCTGAAAAGTTAGGTTATCCAGTTATGTTAAAGGCTGCAGCTGGCGGAGGCGGAAAAGGGATTCGAAAAGTGGCAAATGCTGATGAGCTTTCACCTGCATTTAACAGTGCAAGCAGTGAAGCGAAAGCCGCATTTGGTGATGATCGAATGTATCTTGAAAAAATTATCGAACATGCCAGACACATCGAGGTTCAAATTCTTGGCGATCATTTTGGTCATGTGATTCATCTTGGTGAACGTGATTGTTCTTTGCAGCGTAACAATCAAAAAGTAATCGAAGAATCTCCATCTGTTGCAATCAGTGAAGAACAGCGACAATTACTTGGAGAAACAGCTGTAAGAGCTGCAAAATACGTGAATTACCAAAATGCTGGGACTATTGAATTTCTACTGGATCAAGATGGAAAATTCTATTTTATGGAAATGAATACACGAATTCAAGTAGAGCATCCTGTTACTGAAATGGCAACCGGAATTGATATTGTTAAAGAACAATTAAAAATTGCCAGTGGTTTACCTCTAGAAATTCAACAAGAGGAAGTCACAATAACTGGACACACGATTGAATGCCGAATCAATGCTGAAAATCCAGCCTTTCATTTTGCACCATCTCCAGGGAAAATTGATTATTTATTTTTACCAAGTGGTGGACTAGGTTTACGTGTAGACAGTGCTGTTTTTGCTGGTTACGAAATTCCACCTTATTACGATGCAATGATTGCTAAAATTATTACAAAAGGTGAAAATCGAGCAGAAGCAATTGCGAAAATGAAACGTGCATTAGGCGAATTAGTGATTGATGGCATTATTACGAATCAATATTTCCAAGAAGATTTACTAGCGGATCAACGATTCGTTGAAGGCGCGTATGATACAAGTTTCCTACAAGATATTTTTCTTGATGAGTGGGAGCAGCAACAAACGAATTAA